The Thermoplasmata archaeon genome includes a region encoding these proteins:
- a CDS encoding 6-carboxytetrahydropterin synthase, whose product MKLGVTEYIDCAHHLPGHERCGSLHGHTYQIDVTIEGEHKGGMLLDFAEIKKALRTILAEYDHKDWNDFLEYPTVENICELISKRLQAKIKFPLHVRVWEGHGKWAEI is encoded by the coding sequence ATGAAGCTCGGGGTCACGGAGTACATCGACTGCGCGCACCACCTCCCGGGCCACGAGCGTTGCGGGTCCCTCCACGGTCACACGTACCAGATCGACGTCACCATCGAAGGGGAGCACAAGGGCGGGATGCTCCTCGACTTCGCGGAGATCAAGAAGGCGTTGCGCACGATCCTCGCCGAGTACGACCACAAAGACTGGAACGACTTCCTCGAGTACCCGACCGTCGAGAACATCTGCGAGCTGATTTCGAAGCGGCTCCAGGCGAAGATCAAGTTCCCGCTGCACGTCCGGGTGTGGGAAGGCCACGGCAAGTGGGCCGAGATCTGA
- a CDS encoding cupin domain-containing protein: MYTTTVRSVGPVRFLEDGSYNVKMRQLIGREDGARKTSMHELILGKGGYSAMHRHEWDHQLVVTEGRGTAIIGGSKLVLRPGVVLLVQSNEEHQFMQRGTGPLRFLTVTPI; this comes from the coding sequence ATGTACACGACGACGGTCCGGTCCGTCGGGCCCGTGCGTTTCCTGGAGGACGGCAGCTACAACGTCAAGATGCGCCAGCTCATCGGGCGCGAGGACGGCGCGCGGAAGACCTCGATGCACGAGCTGATCCTGGGCAAGGGCGGATACTCCGCGATGCACCGCCACGAGTGGGACCACCAGCTCGTCGTCACGGAAGGCCGCGGGACCGCGATCATCGGCGGCTCGAAGCTCGTCCTCCGCCCGGGCGTCGTGCTGCTCGTCCAGTCGAACGAGGAACACCAGTTCATGCAGCGGGGTACGGGACCGTTGAGGTTCCTCACCGTGACGCCGATTTGA
- a CDS encoding 7-cyano-7-deazaguanine synthase, with protein sequence MDRAIVLLSGGIDSAVTLWWAKARGWDLQPLTFDYFGRPRRENAAIAALTERSGIENARHVDLPFLKEVHDLRAQGIENRLLLESPEGYIPGRNLIFYALAGYYAELGGVRYIVGGHNGIDPESFPDASPKFFNFLNSVFHLSLWSYDKSPVQILVPLSGKSKEEVVRMGLEMNVPFDITWSCYWDRDVHCGTCESCKERRTAFAAVGVEDPVAHEA encoded by the coding sequence ATGGACCGCGCGATCGTCCTGCTTTCCGGCGGCATCGACTCGGCCGTGACGCTGTGGTGGGCGAAGGCGCGGGGCTGGGACCTCCAGCCGCTGACGTTCGACTACTTCGGTCGGCCGCGGCGCGAGAACGCCGCCATCGCCGCACTCACCGAACGGAGCGGCATCGAAAACGCCCGCCACGTCGATCTCCCCTTCCTGAAGGAGGTCCACGACCTCCGCGCGCAGGGGATCGAGAACCGGCTGCTCCTCGAGTCCCCCGAGGGCTACATCCCCGGGAGGAACCTGATTTTCTACGCCCTCGCGGGCTATTACGCGGAGCTCGGCGGGGTGCGGTACATCGTCGGCGGACACAACGGAATCGACCCGGAGTCGTTCCCCGACGCGAGTCCGAAGTTCTTCAACTTCCTGAACAGCGTGTTCCACCTGAGCCTCTGGTCGTACGACAAGTCGCCGGTGCAGATCCTCGTGCCGCTGAGCGGCAAGTCGAAGGAGGAAGTCGTGCGGATGGGCCTTGAGATGAACGTCCCATTCGACATCACGTGGTCCTGCTACTGGGACCGCGACGTCCACTGCGGCACCTGCGAGTCGTGCAAGGAGCGGCGCACCGCATTCGCCGCCGTCGGCGTCGAGGATCCGGTCGCGCACGAGGCGTGA